The Thermus filiformis genome contains a region encoding:
- a CDS encoding polyamine ABC transporter substrate-binding protein: MHRALALLLLLGFGLAQSTLYFLNWADYIPDSVIRAFEKREKVRVVLDTFESPEAMLAKLRSGADREYSLVVAPDYYVLQMARLGLLAPLDKARLPNLKNLDPAFRDPPYDPGGRYSVPYQWGTTGIAYREDRVKGKVDSYAVLFDPKKQLGPFLLLDEMRETIGAALKYLGYSVNTTDPKALEKAKNLLIEAKRRSLGFAGGVEAINRILGGDAALSLAYSGDVFQAQKEEPRLKYALPKEGGTIWTDALVLLKRGPAQELAYRFVNFLLEPRIAAEISNYTRYASPVAAAKPYLDPALLKNPAVYPPEAVRKKLEYLKDLGPAIQLYDRVWTEVKAR; encoded by the coding sequence ATGCATAGAGCCCTGGCCCTTCTTCTCCTTTTGGGTTTTGGCCTGGCCCAGTCCACCCTGTACTTTCTGAACTGGGCCGACTACATCCCGGACTCGGTGATCCGGGCCTTTGAGAAGCGGGAAAAGGTCCGGGTGGTCCTGGACACCTTTGAGTCCCCCGAGGCCATGCTGGCCAAGCTCCGCTCGGGGGCGGACCGGGAGTACAGCCTGGTGGTGGCCCCGGACTACTACGTCCTCCAGATGGCCCGGCTGGGCCTTCTCGCGCCCTTGGACAAGGCCCGTCTGCCCAACCTGAAGAACCTGGACCCTGCCTTCCGGGACCCCCCCTACGACCCCGGGGGCCGGTACTCCGTTCCCTACCAGTGGGGGACCACGGGGATCGCCTACCGGGAGGACCGGGTCAAGGGGAAGGTGGACTCCTACGCGGTCCTCTTTGACCCTAAAAAGCAACTGGGTCCCTTTCTGCTTCTGGACGAGATGCGGGAGACCATCGGGGCCGCCCTCAAGTACCTGGGCTACTCGGTGAACACCACCGACCCCAAGGCCCTGGAGAAGGCCAAGAACCTCCTCATAGAGGCCAAGAGGCGGAGCCTGGGCTTCGCCGGGGGCGTGGAGGCCATCAACCGCATCCTGGGGGGGGACGCGGCCCTTTCCCTGGCCTATTCGGGGGACGTCTTCCAGGCCCAAAAGGAGGAGCCGCGCCTGAAGTACGCCCTGCCCAAGGAGGGGGGGACGATCTGGACCGACGCCCTGGTCCTCCTCAAGCGGGGGCCGGCCCAGGAGCTGGCCTACCGGTTTGTGAACTTCTTGCTCGAGCCCCGGATCGCCGCCGAGATCTCCAACTACACCCGCTACGCCTCCCCGGTGGCCGCCGCCAAGCCCTATTTGGACCCGGCCCTGCTCAAAAACCCTGCGGTCTATCCGCCGGAGGCGGTGCGCAAGAAGCTGGAGTACCTCAAGGACCTGGGCCCCGCCATCCAGCTTTACGACCGGGTCTGGACGGAGGTTAAAGCCCGCTAA
- a CDS encoding c-type cytochrome, whose protein sequence is MRKAVWALFLSLALAQTGPYPRFCAQCHGDKGQGVRPYPGFAALLKDRLWETPEGRRYLIQVVLYGRKTETLLMPGFAQLKDEEVAQALNQVLALLGAKATPFAPEEVAKERARPLSPEEVRRPSPPR, encoded by the coding sequence ATGCGAAAGGCGGTCTGGGCCCTCTTCCTCTCCCTGGCCCTGGCGCAGACGGGCCCCTACCCCAGGTTCTGCGCCCAGTGCCACGGGGACAAGGGCCAGGGGGTCCGGCCCTACCCGGGCTTCGCCGCCCTTTTGAAGGACCGCCTCTGGGAGACCCCCGAGGGGCGGCGCTACCTCATCCAGGTCGTCCTCTACGGGCGGAAGACGGAGACCCTCCTGATGCCGGGCTTCGCCCAACTGAAGGATGAGGAGGTGGCCCAGGCCCTGAACCAGGTCCTGGCCCTCCTGGGGGCCAAGGCCACCCCCTTCGCCCCGGAGGAGGTGGCCAAGGAACGGGCCAGGCCCTTGAGCCCGGAGGAGGTGCGGCGGCCTAGTCCTCCAAGATAG
- the ilvD gene encoding dihydroxy-acid dehydratase yields MRSDRIKKGLQQAPARSMLRAVGVGDEDFGRPFVGIINTFTDGMPCNFHLRDLALHLKAGLREAGLVPFEFGAPAISDGISMGTPGMRASLISREVIADSTELVAQGYLYDGMVGLSACDKTIPGTAMGVIRSGVPGMVLYGGTIAPGEWQGRKLTIVEVFEAVGQRAAGKIGDEELLEIERRAIPGPGACGGQYTANTMAMALEALGLSPVGYNAIPAVHPEKARATREAGRILAQAIERDWKPQDFLTRKSFLNAIAAVAATGGSTNAVLHLLALAKEAGVELSLDDFDQVSRKTPVIADLRPWGTYTAWELYEAGGTALVFKRLLEAGLLYGEEKTLTGRTLAEEVEKAFREAEGQKVVFPVEKALKPHGGLVILRGNLAPRGAVLKLAGTERTYFEGPARVFDSEEAAMEKVLKGEIRPGDVVVIRYVGPKGAPGMPEMLSVTSAIVGEGLGPEVALLTDGRFSGGTRGLMVGHIAPEAFVGGPIALLEEGDRVRIDVENRLLEVLLPEEELQRRQARWQPRPPAFTHGLFARYARLVRQADEGAILED; encoded by the coding sequence ATGAGGTCGGACCGGATTAAAAAAGGACTCCAGCAGGCCCCAGCGCGGAGCATGCTTCGGGCCGTGGGGGTGGGGGACGAGGACTTCGGCAGGCCCTTCGTGGGGATCATCAACACCTTCACCGACGGGATGCCCTGCAACTTCCACCTCCGGGACCTGGCCCTGCACCTGAAAGCAGGGCTGAGGGAAGCGGGGCTCGTGCCCTTTGAGTTCGGGGCCCCCGCCATCTCCGACGGGATCAGCATGGGCACCCCCGGGATGCGGGCAAGCCTCATAAGCCGGGAGGTCATCGCCGATAGCACGGAGCTCGTGGCCCAGGGCTACCTCTACGACGGGATGGTGGGGCTTTCCGCCTGCGACAAGACCATCCCCGGCACCGCCATGGGGGTGATCCGGAGCGGGGTCCCGGGAATGGTCCTCTACGGGGGGACCATCGCCCCCGGGGAGTGGCAGGGCCGGAAGCTCACCATCGTAGAGGTCTTTGAGGCGGTGGGGCAAAGAGCGGCGGGCAAGATCGGCGACGAGGAGCTTCTGGAAATTGAGCGCCGGGCCATCCCCGGCCCCGGGGCCTGCGGCGGCCAGTACACGGCCAACACCATGGCCATGGCCCTCGAGGCCCTGGGCCTCTCCCCCGTGGGCTACAACGCCATCCCCGCCGTCCACCCGGAGAAGGCCCGGGCCACCCGGGAGGCGGGCCGGATCCTGGCCCAGGCCATAGAACGGGACTGGAAGCCCCAAGACTTCCTCACCCGGAAAAGCTTCCTCAATGCCATCGCCGCCGTGGCCGCCACGGGGGGGAGCACCAACGCCGTCCTCCACCTCCTGGCCCTGGCCAAGGAGGCGGGGGTGGAGCTCAGCCTGGACGACTTTGACCAGGTCTCCCGCAAGACTCCAGTGATCGCCGACCTGAGGCCCTGGGGCACCTACACCGCCTGGGAGCTCTACGAAGCCGGGGGAACGGCCCTCGTCTTCAAGCGGCTTTTGGAGGCGGGGCTCCTCTACGGGGAGGAGAAGACCCTCACCGGCCGGACCCTAGCCGAGGAGGTGGAAAAGGCCTTCCGGGAAGCGGAGGGGCAAAAGGTGGTCTTCCCGGTGGAGAAGGCCCTGAAGCCCCACGGGGGCCTGGTCATCCTCCGGGGGAACCTGGCCCCGAGGGGGGCGGTCCTCAAGCTCGCCGGCACCGAGCGCACCTACTTTGAGGGCCCGGCCCGGGTCTTTGACTCGGAGGAGGCGGCCATGGAGAAGGTCCTCAAAGGGGAGATCCGCCCGGGGGACGTGGTGGTCATCCGCTACGTGGGGCCCAAGGGGGCGCCGGGGATGCCGGAGATGCTCTCGGTGACGAGCGCCATCGTGGGCGAGGGCTTAGGCCCCGAGGTGGCCCTCCTCACCGACGGCCGCTTCTCCGGGGGAACCCGGGGGCTGATGGTGGGCCACATCGCCCCCGAGGCCTTCGTGGGCGGGCCCATCGCCCTTTTGGAGGAGGGAGACCGGGTGCGCATTGACGTGGAGAACCGCCTCCTCGAGGTCCTCCTCCCCGAGGAGGAGCTCCAAAGGAGGCAGGCGCGCTGGCAGCCCCGCCCCCCCGCCTTCACCCATGGCCTCTTCGCCCGCTACGCCCGGCTCGTCCGCCAGGCGGACGAGGGGGCTATCTTGGAGGACTAG
- a CDS encoding SDR family NAD(P)-dependent oxidoreductase — MRKTLIVTGASRGIGRALALELARAGYDLVLNARSEAPLKAVAEEVQALGARASAVAGSAGKAEVAQALVEEARKLGHFFGYIHNAGVLHPGPLLFELAEPLFLEVLEANLLAGYQLARFAYPLLRQQGEGVAVYLGSGAAETNLPGLGAYAVAKAAEEHLARQLAAEVPEVACFVFRPGVVETEMQRQAREAQGSAAPLLQRVFRGYKEEGLLLSPERAASALVRLLPRARAFHGKIATWKDA, encoded by the coding sequence ATGAGAAAAACCCTAATCGTCACCGGGGCGAGCCGGGGCATCGGCCGGGCGCTGGCCCTGGAGCTCGCCCGGGCGGGCTACGACCTGGTCCTGAACGCCCGCTCGGAGGCCCCCCTGAAGGCGGTGGCCGAGGAGGTCCAGGCCCTGGGGGCAAGGGCCTCCGCCGTGGCGGGAAGTGCCGGGAAAGCCGAGGTGGCCCAGGCCCTGGTGGAGGAGGCCCGTAAGCTTGGCCACTTCTTCGGCTACATCCACAACGCCGGGGTCCTCCACCCGGGGCCCCTCCTCTTTGAGCTTGCGGAGCCCCTCTTCCTGGAGGTGCTCGAGGCCAACCTCCTCGCCGGCTACCAGCTCGCCCGCTTCGCCTACCCCCTCCTGCGCCAGCAGGGAGAGGGGGTCGCCGTCTACCTGGGCTCGGGGGCGGCGGAGACCAACCTGCCCGGCCTCGGGGCCTACGCGGTGGCCAAGGCCGCCGAGGAGCACCTGGCCCGGCAGCTGGCCGCCGAGGTGCCCGAGGTGGCCTGCTTCGTCTTCCGGCCCGGGGTGGTGGAGACGGAGATGCAGCGCCAGGCCCGGGAGGCCCAAGGAAGCGCCGCGCCCCTGCTCCAGCGGGTCTTCCGGGGCTACAAGGAGGAGGGGCTTCTTTTGAGCCCCGAACGGGCGGCCAGCGCCCTGGTCCGCCTGCTTCCGCGGGCCCGGGCCTTTCACGGAAAAATCGCTACTTGGAAGGACGCATGA
- a CDS encoding Uma2 family endonuclease — protein sequence MTRHRISLEEFHRMVEAGVFPEDLRLELVEGDLVEMSPIGPKHAALVRRLTARFAPLAARGEALLSVQNPLVAGASELYPDLALLEPEPGGYASRHPEGKDALLVVEVADTSLRYDLGVKLPLYAKAGVPEVWVVDLEGQRVLVHRRPEGGGYREVEALGPGARLSFLGVEIPTEELL from the coding sequence GTGACCCGTCATAGGATTTCCCTGGAAGAGTTCCACCGGATGGTGGAGGCCGGCGTCTTCCCCGAGGACCTGAGGCTAGAGCTTGTGGAAGGAGACCTCGTGGAGATGAGCCCCATCGGTCCCAAGCACGCCGCCTTGGTACGGCGGCTCACCGCCCGTTTCGCTCCCCTGGCCGCCCGCGGCGAGGCCCTGCTTTCCGTGCAGAACCCCCTTGTGGCCGGGGCGTCCGAGCTCTACCCCGACCTCGCCCTCCTCGAGCCGGAGCCCGGGGGCTACGCCTCCCGGCACCCCGAAGGCAAAGACGCCCTTTTGGTGGTGGAGGTGGCCGACACCTCCCTCCGCTACGACCTAGGGGTGAAGCTTCCCCTCTACGCCAAGGCAGGAGTCCCCGAGGTCTGGGTGGTGGACCTCGAGGGGCAAAGGGTCCTCGTCCACCGGAGGCCCGAAGGGGGAGGCTACCGGGAGGTGGAGGCCTTGGGGCCTGGGGCAAGGCTTTCCTTCCTGGGGGTGGAGATCCCTACGGAGGAGCTCTTATGA
- a CDS encoding Uma2 family endonuclease, whose translation MIRHRFSAEDFHKMAEAGILGEDDRVELIRGEVVELSPPSKRHMAALKRLMHALFPLQQAKKALLQVQDPLRLFPDTEPQPDLALLAYRDDFYQERVPEAKDALLVVEVAETSLDHDLKVKLPLYAKAGVPEVWVVDLVREKVHVFRRPQGEAYGEERALEDGELSVLGLKVPVKEVLL comes from the coding sequence ATGATCCGGCACCGCTTCAGCGCCGAGGACTTTCACAAGATGGCCGAGGCGGGGATCCTGGGGGAGGACGACCGGGTGGAGCTCATCCGGGGGGAGGTGGTGGAGCTGAGCCCCCCTTCAAAGCGGCACATGGCCGCCTTGAAGCGGCTTATGCACGCGCTTTTTCCCCTGCAACAGGCAAAGAAGGCCCTCCTTCAAGTCCAGGACCCCTTGCGCCTTTTTCCCGACACCGAACCCCAACCTGACCTGGCCCTGCTCGCCTACCGGGACGACTTTTACCAGGAAAGGGTGCCCGAGGCCAAGGACGCCCTTTTGGTGGTGGAGGTGGCCGAAACCAGCCTGGACCACGACCTCAAGGTGAAGCTCCCCCTCTACGCTAAGGCGGGCGTCCCCGAGGTCTGGGTGGTGGACCTGGTGCGGGAGAAGGTGCACGTTTTCCGGAGGCCCCAGGGGGAGGCGTACGGGGAGGAAAGGGCCTTAGAGGACGGGGAGCTTTCGGTATTGGGGCTTAAGGTGCCGGTCAAGGAGGTCCTGCTGTGA
- the leuB gene encoding 3-isopropylmalate dehydrogenase, with protein MRVAVLPGDGIGPEVTEAALRVLKALDEAHGLGLAYEVFPFGGAAIDAFGEPFPEPTRKGVEAAEAVLLGSVGGPKWDHLPRNIRPETGLLALRKSQDLFANLRPAKVFPGLEKLSPLKEEVARGVDVLIVRELTGGIYFGEPRGMSEAEAWNTERYSKPEVERVARVAFEAARKRRKHVVSVDKANVLEVGEFWRKTVEEVHRDYPEVALEHQYVDAMAMHLVKNPARFDVVVTGNIFGDILSDLASVLPGSLGLLPSASLGKGTPVFEPVHGSAPDIAGKGIANPTAAILSAAMMLEHAFGLVELARKVEAAVAKALVETPPPDLGGTAGTEAFTGEVLRHLA; from the coding sequence ATGAGGGTGGCGGTCCTCCCCGGGGACGGGATCGGCCCCGAGGTGACGGAGGCCGCCCTAAGGGTCCTTAAGGCCCTGGACGAGGCCCATGGGCTTGGCCTCGCCTACGAGGTCTTCCCCTTCGGCGGAGCGGCCATAGACGCCTTCGGCGAGCCCTTCCCCGAGCCCACAAGGAAGGGCGTGGAGGCGGCGGAGGCGGTGCTTTTGGGAAGCGTGGGCGGGCCCAAGTGGGACCACCTCCCCCGCAACATCCGCCCGGAGACGGGGCTTCTCGCCCTGAGGAAGAGCCAAGACCTCTTCGCCAACCTTCGCCCGGCCAAGGTCTTCCCCGGCCTGGAGAAGCTCTCCCCCCTCAAGGAGGAGGTGGCCCGGGGGGTGGACGTCCTCATCGTACGGGAGCTCACCGGGGGGATCTACTTCGGGGAGCCCCGGGGGATGTCCGAGGCCGAGGCCTGGAACACGGAGCGCTACAGCAAGCCCGAGGTGGAACGGGTGGCGCGGGTGGCCTTTGAGGCGGCGAGGAAACGCCGGAAGCACGTAGTGAGCGTGGACAAGGCGAACGTCTTGGAGGTGGGGGAGTTCTGGCGTAAGACCGTGGAAGAGGTCCACCGGGACTACCCCGAAGTCGCCCTGGAGCACCAGTACGTGGACGCCATGGCCATGCACCTGGTGAAAAACCCCGCCCGCTTTGACGTGGTGGTCACGGGGAACATCTTCGGGGACATCCTCTCCGACCTGGCGAGCGTCCTCCCGGGCTCCTTGGGCCTCCTCCCCTCCGCCTCCTTGGGGAAGGGCACCCCGGTCTTTGAGCCGGTGCACGGCTCCGCCCCCGACATCGCTGGAAAAGGGATCGCCAACCCCACCGCCGCCATCCTTTCCGCGGCCATGATGCTGGAGCACGCCTTCGGCCTGGTGGAGCTCGCAAGGAAGGTGGAGGCCGCCGTGGCCAAGGCCCTCGTGGAGACCCCCCCGCCCGACCTGGGGGGAACGGCAGGAACGGAGGCCTTCACGGGGGAGGTCCTCCGCCACCTGGCCTAA
- the leuD gene encoding 3-isopropylmalate dehydratase small subunit, which translates to MLERITTIRGRAVPLRGKDIDTDRILPARFMKALTFEGLGQYLFYDERFDERGNPKPHPLNDPRYQGATILLVESGFGSGSSREHAPQAIKRAGFRALIGESFAEIFFGNATAIGLPCVALAPEDLGVLFQMVEENPELEVEIDLVQKEVRFGGRVAPLSIREEAREALVEGLWDPIGELLQAGELLDEFDRKLPYPRRAE; encoded by the coding sequence ATGCTGGAAAGGATCACCACCATCCGCGGCAGGGCGGTGCCCCTGAGGGGCAAGGACATCGACACGGACCGGATCCTCCCGGCCCGGTTCATGAAGGCCCTGACCTTTGAGGGGCTGGGCCAGTACCTCTTTTACGACGAGCGCTTTGACGAAAGGGGCAACCCCAAGCCCCACCCCCTAAACGACCCCCGCTACCAGGGGGCCACGATCCTTTTGGTGGAGTCGGGCTTCGGCTCCGGCTCCAGCCGCGAGCACGCCCCCCAGGCCATCAAGCGGGCGGGGTTTAGGGCCTTAATCGGGGAGAGCTTCGCCGAGATCTTCTTCGGCAACGCCACCGCCATCGGCCTCCCCTGCGTGGCCCTCGCCCCGGAGGACCTGGGCGTCCTCTTCCAGATGGTGGAGGAAAACCCCGAACTGGAGGTGGAAATCGACCTGGTCCAGAAGGAGGTGCGCTTCGGGGGCCGGGTGGCGCCCCTTTCCATCCGGGAGGAGGCCCGGGAGGCCCTGGTGGAGGGGCTTTGGGACCCTATTGGGGAACTCCTTCAAGCCGGGGAGCTTCTGGACGAGTTTGACCGGAAGCTCCCCTACCCGAGGAGGGCGGAATGA
- the leuC gene encoding 3-isopropylmalate dehydratase large subunit yields the protein MGKSLYEKVWEAHEVRRLKNGMSQLFIDLHLLHEVTSPQAFGMLKDLGLKVRYPHRTFATVDHIVPTHDRTEPFQDPLAQGMLEALRKNTREHGITFFDLGSGHQGIVHIVGPQEGLTQPGMTIACGDSHTSTHGAFGAIAFGIGTTQVRDVLATQTLAAQRLKVRRINVEGQLGPGVYAKDVILHIIRHLGVKGGLGYAYEYGGSTVEAMDMESRMTLCNMSIEGGARVGYVNPDETTFRYLEGRPYVPKGVEWEEAKRRWLAFRSDPDATYDDVVTFRAEEIAPTVTWGVNPGQAIPIDGRIPLLEELPEEERAQAEDALAYMGLKPGQPIKGVPIQVAFIGSCTNARLSDLREVARYLKGHKVKKGVRALVVPGSEWIAKKAEEEGIAEVFREAGFEWRNPGCSMCLAMNPDRLEGDELAASSSNRNYKGRMGSPRGRTVLMSPVMVAAAAVAGEIADAREVFGIGR from the coding sequence ATGGGAAAAAGCCTGTACGAGAAGGTTTGGGAAGCCCACGAGGTGCGAAGGCTCAAGAACGGGATGAGCCAGCTCTTCATAGACCTCCACCTCCTGCACGAGGTGACCAGTCCCCAGGCCTTTGGGATGCTCAAGGACCTGGGCCTGAAGGTGCGCTACCCCCACCGCACCTTCGCCACCGTGGACCACATCGTCCCCACCCACGACCGCACCGAGCCCTTCCAGGACCCCCTGGCCCAGGGCATGCTGGAGGCCCTGCGGAAAAACACCCGAGAGCACGGGATCACCTTCTTTGACCTGGGTTCGGGCCACCAGGGGATCGTCCACATCGTGGGGCCCCAGGAGGGGCTGACCCAGCCGGGCATGACCATCGCCTGCGGGGACTCCCACACCTCCACCCACGGGGCCTTCGGGGCCATCGCCTTTGGCATCGGCACCACCCAGGTGCGGGACGTCCTCGCCACCCAGACCCTGGCGGCCCAGAGGCTCAAGGTGCGCCGCATCAACGTGGAGGGCCAGCTCGGCCCTGGGGTCTACGCCAAGGACGTGATCCTCCACATCATCCGCCACCTGGGGGTCAAGGGGGGCTTAGGCTACGCCTACGAGTACGGGGGAAGCACGGTGGAGGCCATGGACATGGAAAGCCGCATGACCCTTTGCAACATGTCCATAGAAGGTGGGGCCCGGGTGGGCTACGTCAACCCCGACGAGACCACCTTCCGCTACCTCGAGGGCCGCCCCTACGTCCCCAAGGGGGTAGAGTGGGAGGAGGCCAAAAGGCGGTGGCTCGCCTTCCGCTCCGACCCAGACGCCACCTACGACGACGTGGTCACCTTCCGGGCCGAGGAGATCGCCCCCACGGTGACCTGGGGGGTGAACCCCGGCCAGGCCATCCCCATAGACGGCCGGATCCCCCTTCTGGAGGAGCTTCCCGAGGAGGAGCGGGCCCAGGCGGAGGACGCCTTGGCCTACATGGGGCTGAAGCCGGGCCAGCCCATCAAGGGGGTGCCCATCCAGGTGGCCTTCATCGGGAGCTGCACCAACGCCCGCCTCTCCGACCTCCGCGAGGTGGCCCGCTACCTCAAGGGGCACAAGGTGAAGAAGGGGGTGCGGGCCCTGGTGGTGCCGGGCTCGGAGTGGATCGCCAAAAAGGCGGAGGAGGAGGGGATCGCCGAGGTCTTCCGGGAGGCGGGGTTTGAGTGGCGGAACCCGGGCTGCTCCATGTGCCTGGCCATGAACCCGGACCGCCTCGAGGGGGACGAGCTCGCTGCCAGCAGCTCCAACCGCAACTACAAGGGCCGGATGGGAAGCCCCCGGGGCCGCACCGTTCTCATGAGCCCGGTCATGGTGGCGGCGGCGGCGGTGGCGGGCGAGATCGCGGACGCCCGCGAGGTCTTCGGCATCGGAAGGTAG
- the trpS gene encoding tryptophan--tRNA ligase, which yields MKRVLSGIQPTGEIHIGNYLGAIKQWVELGERLGKEAFFCIVDYHALTNPAAYDKDLLAQRTFEAALVNIAAGLDPEKVTLFVQSHVPEHTELSWVFTTLTPLGDLTRMTQFKDKAAKLGSNELIGAGLLMYPVLQAADILIYKADTVPVGEDQLQHLELTREIARRFNGLFGETFPEPQAFLNPEAPRVPGIDGRAKMSKSLGNTIGLLEDERSIWEKIRHLPDDPQRIRLSDPGDPDRTVVFTYLSYFAPKELVEALKEEYRRAGVGTLVVKEILFEQMMRALRPIRERAEALRKDPGYVMDALLEGARRARTVAAATMEEVREKVGLLRPGRVPVYAASV from the coding sequence ATGAAGCGGGTTCTTTCCGGCATCCAGCCCACGGGGGAGATCCACATCGGCAACTACCTGGGGGCCATCAAGCAGTGGGTGGAGCTGGGGGAGAGGCTGGGCAAGGAGGCCTTTTTCTGCATCGTGGACTACCACGCCCTCACCAACCCCGCCGCCTACGACAAGGACCTTCTGGCGCAGCGCACCTTTGAAGCGGCCCTGGTGAACATCGCCGCCGGGCTGGACCCGGAGAAGGTGACCCTGTTCGTCCAGTCGCACGTGCCCGAGCACACGGAGCTCTCCTGGGTCTTCACCACCCTCACCCCTCTGGGTGACCTCACCCGCATGACCCAGTTCAAGGACAAGGCGGCCAAGCTGGGCTCCAACGAGCTCATCGGGGCGGGGCTCCTCATGTACCCGGTGCTCCAGGCGGCGGACATCCTCATCTACAAGGCGGACACCGTCCCGGTGGGGGAGGACCAGCTCCAGCACCTCGAGCTCACCCGGGAGATCGCCCGCCGCTTCAACGGCCTTTTCGGCGAGACCTTCCCCGAGCCCCAGGCCTTTTTGAACCCCGAGGCCCCCCGGGTGCCGGGGATTGACGGCCGGGCCAAGATGAGCAAATCCTTAGGCAACACCATCGGCCTTTTGGAGGACGAGAGGAGCATCTGGGAGAAGATCCGCCACCTCCCGGACGACCCCCAAAGGATCCGCCTTTCTGACCCCGGGGATCCGGACCGGACCGTGGTCTTTACCTACCTCTCCTACTTCGCCCCCAAGGAGCTCGTGGAGGCCCTGAAGGAGGAGTACCGCCGGGCGGGGGTGGGGACGCTGGTCGTGAAGGAGATTCTATTTGAGCAGATGATGCGGGCCCTGCGGCCCATCCGGGAGCGGGCGGAGGCCCTGCGCAAGGACCCGGGCTACGTGATGGACGCCCTTCTGGAAGGGGCGCGCCGGGCCCGGACCGTGGCCGCGGCCACCATGGAGGAGGTGCGGGAGAAGGTGGGGCTTTTGCGGCCGGGCCGGGTGCCGGTGTATGCGGCTTCGGTTTGA
- a CDS encoding chromosome segregation protein ScpA translates to MRLRFDGFEGSPLELKEALRRGRIPPGSLPVLLLVDQALAQLPQDLKAKAELLPLLAELLLFKLRPVAGPEKEEQEEAVVQVLVDLSQAVAFLEERAQARSRVLPVFPPPLPRRLSLPKAALARAALAFRRAVLHLPREELGLREVWGRIRGFLTARRRFSELPLPTWPEKAVGFAALLEAVRLEEVLLFQEAPFAELYVEPRRQVGSPSAELVFGSD, encoded by the coding sequence ATGCGGCTTCGGTTTGACGGGTTTGAGGGGAGCCCCCTCGAGCTCAAGGAGGCCCTGAGAAGGGGCCGGATCCCTCCCGGAAGCCTCCCCGTCCTCCTATTGGTGGACCAGGCCCTGGCCCAGCTCCCCCAGGACCTAAAGGCTAAGGCCGAGCTTTTGCCCCTCTTGGCCGAGCTCCTCCTCTTCAAGCTCCGGCCGGTGGCGGGGCCGGAGAAGGAGGAACAGGAGGAGGCTGTGGTCCAGGTGCTCGTGGATCTCTCCCAGGCGGTGGCCTTCCTGGAGGAGCGGGCCCAGGCCAGAAGCCGCGTCCTTCCCGTCTTCCCCCCGCCCCTGCCCCGGAGGCTTTCCCTGCCCAAGGCCGCCTTGGCCCGGGCGGCTTTGGCCTTCCGGCGGGCGGTTTTACACCTCCCCCGGGAGGAGCTGGGCCTGAGGGAGGTCTGGGGGCGCATCCGGGGCTTCCTCACCGCAAGGCGGCGCTTCTCGGAGCTCCCCCTTCCCACCTGGCCGGAGAAGGCGGTGGGGTTCGCCGCCCTTCTGGAGGCGGTCCGCCTCGAGGAGGTCCTCCTCTTCCAGGAGGCCCCCTTCGCGGAGCTTTACGTGGAGCCGAGGCGCCAGGTAGGTTCCCCCTCGGCCGAGCTGGTCTTTGGCTCGGACTAG